From one Eucalyptus grandis isolate ANBG69807.140 chromosome 9, ASM1654582v1, whole genome shotgun sequence genomic stretch:
- the LOC104418340 gene encoding probable 1-deoxy-D-xylulose-5-phosphate synthase 2, chloroplastic codes for MAVCGASFTLNHSLFPHPQTQLKKPSAGSLAGSGGRAYGDALTLCVRASSSGSTPDGDEGKGKVMLRKEKDEWYVDFSGDKPATPLLDTVNYPVHMKNLSPPDLEQLAAELRAEIVHSVSKTGGHLSASLGVVELTVALHNVFNAPEDKIVWDVGHQTYPHKILTGRRTRMHTIRKTSGLAGFPKRDESVYDTFGVGHSSTSISAGLGMAVGRDLLGKNNNVIAVIGDGAMTAGQAYEAMNNAGFLDSNLIVVLNDNKQVSLPTATLDGPATPVGALSSALTKLQASTNFRKLREAAKSVTKQIGGSTHEVAAKVDEYARGLISASGSTFFEELGLYYIGPVDGHSVEDLVTIFQKVKAMPAPGPVLIHIVTEKGKGYPPAEAASDKMHGVVKFDPRTGKQFKTKSPTLSHTQYFVESLIKEAEDDNKIVAIHAAMGGGTGLNYFQKRFPDRCFDVGIAEQHAVTFAAGLATEGLKPFCAIYSSFLQRGYDQVVHDVDLQKLPVRFALDRAGLVGADGPTHCGAFDITYMACLPNMVVMAPSDEAELMHMVATAASIDDRPSCFRFPRGNGVGVPLPPNNKGIPIKIGKGRILKEGSRVAILGYGSIVQQCIAAANMLKSIDIDITIADARFCKPLDTDLITQLANHHEMLITVEEGSVGGFGSHVSHFLSLSGILDGPLKLRAMVLPDRYIEHGAPQDQIEQAGLSSKHICATILSLLGRQKEAFQFK; via the exons ATGGCTGTTTGCGGAGCCTCCTTCACCCTGAACCACTCTCTCTTCCCTCATCCCCAAACACAGCTGAAGAAGCCCTCCGCGGGATCCCTCGCCGGCAGCGGTGGCAGAGCATACGGCGATGCTCTCACG CTGTGCGTGAGAGCTTCGTCTTCTGGTTCCACCCCGGATGGGGACGAAGGGAAGGGCAAGGTGATGCTGCGGAAGGAGAAGGACGAGTGGTACGTCGACTTCTCCGGGGACAAACCCGCCACGCCTTTGCTCGATACCGTGAATTATCCAGTTCATATGAAGAACTTGTCCCCGCCG GATCTTGAGCAATTGGCTGCAGAGCTAAGGGCAGAGATAGTGCACTCGGTCTCGAAGACAGGCGGTCATCTGAGCGCGAGCCTCGGCGTGGTGGAACTCACGGTCGCTCTTCACAATGTTTTCAATGCCCCAGAAGACAAAATCGTATGGGACGTGGGACATCAG ACATACCCCCACAAGATTCTGACCGGACGGCGGACTCGGATGCACACGATTAGGAAGACCTCGGGGCTTGCGGGGTTTCCCAAGAGGGATGAGAGCGTTTATGATACATTTGGCGTGGGACACAGTTCTACGAGCATCTCCGCCGGTCTCG gTATGGCGGTTGGGAGAGATCTCCTGGGAAAGAACAACAATGTCATTGCCGTGATTGGAGATGGAGCCATGACGGCCGGTCAAGCGTATGAAGCAATGAACAACGCGGGTTTCCTGGATTCTAATCTAATTGTCGTGTTGAATGACAACAAGCAAGTTTCTTTGCCTACTGCTACTCTTGATGGCCCTGCGACCCCAGTCGGCGCTCTCAGCAGCGCCCTCACCAAACTCCAAGCAAGCACGAATTTCCGCAAGCTCCGAGAAGCTGCCAAA AGCGTTACAAAGCAGATCGGGGGATCGACACACGAAGTCGCGGCTAAAGTAGACGAATACGCGAGGGGTCTCATCAGCGCCTCTGGTTCTACGTTCTTTGAGGAGCTTGGGCTGTATTACATTGGGCCGGTGGACGGGCACAGTGTCGAAGATCTCGTGACGATCTTCCAGAAAGTGAAAGCCATGCCAGCTCCGGGTCCTGTTTTGATCCACATCGTGACAGAAAAAGGCAAAGGGTATCCTCCGGCAGAGGCTGCATCGGACAAGATGCACG GGGTTGTCAAGTTTGATCCAAGAACCGGAAAGCAATTCAAGACGAAATCGCCGACCCTATCCCATACACAGTATTTCGTAGAGTCACTGATAAAAGAAGCCGAGGACGATAACAAGATTGTGGCAATCCATGCGGCTATGGGTGGCGGGACAGGTCTCAATTATTTTCAGAAGAGGTTCCCTGATCGGTGCTTCGATGTGGGGATCGCAGAGCAACATGCCGTCACGTTTGCTGCTGGATTAGCCACAGAGGGTCTCAAGCCTTTTTGCGCCATCTATTCATCGTTTTTGCAACGAGGATACGATCAG GTTGTCCACGATGTAGATCTGCAGAAACTACCGGTTCGATTTGCGCTAGATCGAGCAGGTTTGGTTGGTGCAGATGGGCCTACACATTGCGGGGCATTCGACATAACATACATGGCTTGCCTGCCTAACATGGTGGTTATGGCTCCATCGGATGAAGCCGAGCTTATGCACATGGTTGCTACTGCGGCTTCCATCGACGACAGGCCCAGTTGCTTCAGGTTCCCAAGGGGTAATGGTGTCGGTGTGCCACTTCCTCCGAACAACAAAGGAATTCCGATCAAG ATAGGAAAGGGAAGGATATTGAAGGAAGGTAGCAGAGTCGCAATTCTTGGGTACGGATCGATAGTTCAGCAGTGTATTGCCGCCGCAAATATGCTCAAGTCCATAGACATTGATATTACCATTGCCGATGCGAGGTTCTGCAAGCCTCTGGACACGGATCTCATCACTCAATTGGCCAATCATCACGAGATGCTGATTACTGTCGAGGAAGGTTCGGTTGGCGGCTTTGGATCGCATGTGTCGCACTTCCTAAGTCTATCCGGCATTCTGGATGGACCCCTAAAG TTGCGAGCTATGGTCTTACCTGATAGATACATCGAACACGGAGCGCCGCAAGACCAGATCGAACAAGCCGGGCTGTCCTCGAAGCATATATGCGCGACCATCCTATCGTTATTGGGCAGGCAGAAAGAGGCTTTTCAGTTCAAGTGA